The nucleotide window GATGAGAGTGCCGTAACGGGCGATCTCGTAGTGTTCGACGGCCTGGGCCGAAGAGATGAGACCGGCATCCAACGCCGGCGATCCTTTGAACTCTTCCATGATCTCTTCACCCTCGGCGATGATGCCCTGGATTGCTTCACATGTCTTGCCGCGTGCGGGCTTGCCGAGAAGCTCGAATACCTGATCGAGACGTTCGATCTGCCCCTGAGTTTCGTCGCGGTGCTGCAGGAATCCTGCTTTGCCTTCTTCTGACTGGGCGGCGCGAGCCATTTTCGGCAGCGCCTTCAGGATCTGCTTTTCCGCGAAATAGATGTCCTTGAGTGTATCAAGGAAAAGGTCATCAAGTGTCTTGGTGGTGGTAGTCGCCATGGTTAATCCTCCTGTGGCATGGGCTTGCGCGGGGTAAACGCCGCGTGGTTTTGGTTGTTCAAAGGGCGCCGGGCTGATCCGCAGCTAGGTAACCACGCGGGACGATCGTTGTTCCCTTAGGCTTTGCTTTCTCTCCAGCTTCCCTACGAGAAGAAACTTGGTCGTCACGGAACGATGTTTTCATCAAGCCACTGTGCCATCGCCTTCTTTTCAGCAAGGTTTACCTGGAGGGCAGCGCTGGCCGAAAATCTCCGTGTTGACCGTCCCGAACTTCGCACGCCCGGCGCTTCTTTTCCGGTCGAGCGCGCGTCGCCCTGTCGCAAGGGCGTCATCGACCGCGTCGGCGTCGCGTTTTCGGTCAGTGGGGAAACGAGTTCGGAGGCAGTTGCCGAGGGCGACGGCGAGCTAACATAGGGCGGCGCGCCTTTGATCTCTGAGCGAAGCCGGGTACTCCGAAGTCAGAGCAAGGCACAGGCCTTTGCCTTACCGTCGACAAGTCTTTCCACGGTGCCGATGAGGCACGCTGCGCGCCTCAAGAGTTCGATCCCCGTCATCGTTGAGCCGCCAGAGATGCTCCGAGTATCTTGTCTCAAAGACGAGCCTGTCCGTCGGAGGGCTTACCTACCTCTCCAGACCAAATCATTCCTCGGCGTCGGAATAGTTTTTGTACTGCAGCTTTTGGAGGGACGCATCCAGCCTCAGGATGAGCCCGGTCGGGGCGTAATCAACGGTGACCTCTCCGAAGGCGGATAGACTGGAGGTGATGAGCCGGCAGCCAAAGCCCTTCCTGCTCGGAACTTCCACTACGGGGCCCCCGACCTCCCGCCAACTGAAGTTCAGGCGCTTGTCGCCCGCCTCGTCGCGCACGGACCACACGATTTCGATCGTCCCGGTACCCACCGACAGCGCACCATACTTGTTGGCATTGGTGACAAGTTCGTGCAGCACGAGGGAGAACGCAAGCGCCGCCCGGGGACCCAATTCAACCGCGGGACCGACTGATTGGAAACGTGCTGACGACTCAAGTCCGAGATTAGTCGCGGTCGCCTCGACAATCGTCGCCATGGTGGTGCCCAGCCAATTCTGCTGCAGCAAAATGTCGTGCGCTTTCGAAAAAGCATTGATCCGCGCCGAGATCGCCTGTTCCGCATCCTCCATGCAACTGGCGTTTCGGAAGGATTGACTGGTGATAGCCTGAACGACGGCCAGCGTATTCTTCATGCGGTGAGAGAGTTCGTGCATCAGGACGCGCTGTCGCTGCTCGTTTTCTCTCTGCTCCGTGCGATCTCTCAGAATCTTCACAAAGCCCTCGACTTCGCCGTCATCCGACGTCAACGCCATCATCTGACCCGACGCCCAGAACAACGATCCGTCCTTGCGAACGTGCCAGCGTTCGTCGTTGCCATGGCCTTCCGCTAAAGCCGCGGTCATCTCCCGTTTGAGAATCCCCCCCTGCAGGTCTTCCTGCGTGAAAATTACGGCTGCGGGCTTGCCGATAATCTCAGCCTCGTCCCATCCGAGGATCCGTCGCGCGCCCTCATTCCACGTGGTCACCAGGCCATCCAGATCCATAGAGATGATCGCATATTCGATCGCGCTTTGGAGGATAGCTTCGAGAAAGCGCTCTCGGGAGCGGCTGGAATTGGAAAAAAGTCTCATGATCATATGGTGCGCCTGATCCTCCGGAGCTGCAAGGCTGATCGAGCACATCCGGATTTTATAGCGGAGGCCATCGTATTGGCAAAGGCCGCAGCAGGTGACACGTTGTTCGGCAAGTCTCGGAGGGCCCGCGCCATAATCCAAATGGATGGCCATCTCGGAAATAAAGGAACGCGAGCCGCGTTATTGGGCGATCTCCTATTAAGCGCGGAAGCCATTCATCGAAAAAAACTCCACGGGGATTTGCCTTCCGCATCGTCAAAGGCGGCCCGGGCACCGGCCTTAACATCCGATGGCAGGAGACGGCGGCGAGCGCCCGCTATTTTAGGTACTCTTCGATCACCTTGATTAGGGCTTCAGCGGAATAGGGCTTCTGCAACCAAGCGATCGGCGAGGCCGCCGAGGCTCTTTCATGGGTTCGAGCATCCGCATAGGCGGTGGCAAAAATCGAGCGGACGCCGAGCGTTGTAAACAACTCGATCGCGGCTTGGACACCATCTTTGCGACCGGCCAGTCGAATGTCCATGATCGCAAGGTCCGGACTGGTTGATCCGGCGATGGAAATTGCCTCATCGGCCGTCACTGCGATGCCGACGACCTCAAAACCTGCATCAAGAAGGCGATTTTCAATCTCGAGTGCTATAAGATATTCGTCCTCTGCAATCAGAATGCGTGGCGGCCTTCCACCTGTCGCGGCCTGTTTGGCCTCCTCGGCGGATCCGGCATTGGAGCCGCTGGTGTCATTGGCGGGGGGCCCGAACAAGGTCATGAATCAAGGCTGCTTTCCGATTGAGATTGATTGGTGAAACGGACGGTGCATCGCGCCCCCGGCCCTGGAGCAACCGAGAACGAGCCGCGCAGCTGCCGGACCAGGCCGGAGACGAGACCGGTTCCGGATGAACGTCGGCCCGTGACCTTGAAATCGAAGCCAGGACCGTTGTCACGGACCGTCAGCTCGAAGTCGCCTTCCGACCGTTTGAGTGATATCCATATCTCGCAATTGCCTTCGTCATCACAGCCGTGCTTCGCAGCGTTTGTGAGAAGCTCGTTCAGAACGAGAGCCAGAGGCATTGTGACGTCATTCGCCAGGTTTCCGGCGTCGACGTCGATGTGGAGCGTGACGTTTTTCGAGAACGCTTGTCTTGCACTGTCGCACACCGCACGGACAAAATTGCGTGCCTCCACCTCGGAGCGGTCATGTTCCGTATAAAGCGCCTGCTGCGCCGAAGCCATGGCCCCAACACGCTGAGCTGCATCACCCAGAACAACGCTTGCCTCTCGGCTATTGCTTTCGCGCTGCGCCGAACGGATCAAGGCGTAGAGCATCATCATGTTGTTTTTGACGCGATGATTGAGCTCGTCGAGGAAAACCCGCTGATTGCTCTCGGCCAGCTTGCGGTCGCTGATGTCGACCAGCATGTTTACCGCCCCTGTTAGCTCGCCGTCGTCATTGCGCATAGGCGTGGGGAAGGGAAGGAAGGGAAACATCGAGCCGTCGGGCCGCTGAGCCATGGCCTCTACACCTCGCACAGGGCGGTTTTCCTTAAGGGTGATCGCCATCGGGCATTCGTTATGTGGCAGCGGCTGCCCATCGGCCGTGAACAGCCGAAAAGTCACACACCATTCGTCCTCGCCGATGATCGGCTCCCTGCCGGCCAAATCGGCGGCCGCACGGTTGAAATACGTGATCTTGCCCTGTGCGTCGGTCGTGTAGACGGCGGCAGGAAGCGCTTCAAGAACCTGGCGCATTTCTTCGTCTTTGCGCACCAGTTGCCGCCTTACCCGGACGATCTCGGTAACATCGGTTGTGAAACAGCGGGTGTGGATGAATTCGCCCTTGCGGATCTGAGCACTGGAAGTGGTTTCGACGTGCTTGATCGTGCCGTCTTTGGCACGCATCCGGGCCGGAAAGCGGACGAGCTTTTCCCCGGACGCCAAGCGCGTTAACATCTCGTCTATGGTGTGTGGGTCTGCATGAAATTCAGAAATCGGCCGGCCGACGTATTCGTCGGCTGCGTAGCCGAGGAGATCCAATTCCGCCTGATTGGCGCGCAAGATGGTGCCGTCAGCCCCAACCAGATGCAGGGCAACGGCACCATTTTCAAAAAAGTCTTCGTAATCTTCGGGGAAAATATCAGTTTGGGCAATGGGGGTGCCGCTCACCAATTCAACCTTGCCCATTTAATCTCCTCAATTCCCTCAATTAACGCCAACTTAACTCTGTTAAACCCGCCAAGTGTATTTTGGTTCCTGCTCGGTCTTATAGAACAGCGTGACGTCGAAATGGCGCTGAAGCTGACTGGTGCCCTTGAACGAGTACCGACCATCGACCCTGTTGTTTCAAAAGGCCCTTCATATCCATTACCCAAGGTGGTGTGAACATATTGACCGATTTGGGGCCCGAAGCGGTCGTTAGCCGTCGCAAAAATTCGCCGCGACACTCGCAGAACGCATCAAGAAAGACCGGAGTGGCACAAAAGTCGGCAGTCCTGCGACTGGGAAGTAAGATGACGCTCAGGCGCATAAGACAGGACTGTGCAGCGCCTGCCCGTCTCAATGGCGATACACGGTTGCTTGATGCGTCAGTAGAGCAACCGCGTTCTGATCGTTCCCGGTATATCGCGTAGCGCCCCTAGAATGTAGTCGGCTGTCTGGGACGCGTCCTCGACCTCGATGACCACATAACCTGTATTGCCATATGTCTGTAGGAATTCGGCGACGATATTCAGCCCACGTGACGAGAAGACCTCGTTCAACTGGATGAGCATGCCGGGGCGGTTTTCATGAACATGGATGAACCGCGTGCCGTTCGGGCGTTCGGGCAATTGCACCTGCGGAAAGTTGACGGCGCCCATCGTTGATCCGATGTCGGAATATTCGACCAGCTTTCTGGAGACTTCTCCGCCGATACGCTCCTGGGCCTCTTCTGTCGAGCCGCCGATATGCGGTGTCAGAATGACATTGCTCAAGCCCTGCAGCGGCGTTTCGAAACGCTCTTTGTTCGATGCCGGCTCCTTGGGAAAAACATCGACCGCAGCGCCCGCCAGATGGCCCTCTTTCAAGACTTTTGCGAGAGCGTCGAGATCGACCACTGTGCCGCGGGAATTGTTGATGAAGATGGCGCCCTTCTTCATGCGACGCAGTTCGGTTTCGGTGATCATATTGTATGTCGATGGCGTTTCCGGAACGTGCATCGTCACATAATCAGAGATTTCCAAGAGATCGCCGAGCGAAGCCATCGATTCCGAATTGCCGCGGCGCAGCCTGTCGGAGAGATCGAAATAGCGCACCACCATGCCCATGCTTTCCGCAAGAGCGCTCAGCTGCGAGCCGATATTGCCATAGCCGACGATACCGAGGGTTTTTCCGCGGACTTCGCGGCTGCCGACAGCGGATTTCTCCCATCCGCCCTCATGTGCAGATGCCGAGCGTGGGAAGATCTGCCGCGTCAGCATGATGATCTCGCCGATCACAAGTTCGGCCACCGAGCGCGTGTTCGAATAAGGCGCGTTGAACACCGGGATTCCGCGACGGCGTGCCGCTTCCAGATCGACCTGGTTCGTGCCGACAGAAAAACAGCCGACGGCAATCAGCTTCCTGGCGGATTCGAAAATCTCTTCTGTCAGCTGCGTTCGGGAACGAATGCCGATGATATGTGCATCGGCGATATGGCTTTTGAGATCCCTGTCATCAAGCGCTTTCGGCAGATGCACGAGGTTGGTGTATCCGCACGACGAAAAATAGTCCACGGCGCTTTGGCTGATGCCTTCAAGCAGAAGCACGGAAATTCGGTCACGCGAGAGGGAAAGCTGGAGAGGCATAGAGAGACTTTCGTTTTCCGAATTTAAACAAGTCGATGTCGTTTACGGCGCATTGCAACATGGCTTTGCGACCATCCGACAACCGGTGCAAGCACAAATTCTGCTATTCTCAGCTTCCATTGAGCGCGCCTCGGCGACTGATGCAGAATTGCGCTAGTCAACTCCGCGACGTCTGCAAGCAGCTTGCTCGCGCTCTTCACCATGTGCGGCCGAAGCTGGTGCTTGGGCCCGGACTTTTCGACGTCTGGCGCAGTCGAGGGATTCGAACCAGAGGCTCCTTGTCATCGAAAACCGTCGAATTTTCAAGAATGTGCGGGTCTGGAGACTGAGCAGAAATTCCCAGGCGCTAACGCCACAATGCCGAAATAGGCACGGCGTATAGATGTTCTCCGAAGGGGACCACCTTTTGATGGTCATACAAAACAAAGCCTGAAACAAATCTTTCTCCAGATGCTTCGGCCAGGATTCGCAATCCAGAAAAATCAGCGCTCGAGACGGTCGCTGCCGCCTTTATCTCAATGCCGACGATGCGTCCTCTTCTGTCTTCGATAACGATATCGACTTCGTTCTGCTGCTTGTCGCGAAAGTGTGAGAATTCAAATCGTTCTTCCCCGCCACTCGCGAGTTTAAGAATTTCGGCGAAGACGAAAGTCTCCAGTAATGGTCCAAATTGCCCCCTGTCTGCCCGTAGCCGGTCGAGAGAGAGGTCCCGGAGGGAAGCGAGAAGACCAGAATCGAGAAAATGTATTTTGGGTGTCTTGATGAGACGTTTCAGCTTATTGGAAAACCAGGGCTGCAAGGTTCGAGCGAGGAATAAGCTCTCGAATATGCCGACGTATTTTTGTGTTGTGATGTGGTTCATCCCGATCGCAGCACCAATGCCGGAATAATTCACGAGTTGACCTGAATGCTCCGCAAGAATGCGTAGCAACCGCGGCATTTGAGTGATCTGCTCGATTTGTGCCACATCGCGAACATCACGTTGAACGATTGCCTGGATATAATCCGCGTACCAGTCTTGTCTGCGGGTCAGGTTTTTACGGCCCAATGCCTCGGGATATCCACCTGCCAGAACTGCAACCATCAAGTCGTCGCCGAAGATGGAATCTCCGGCTTTGGCGTCGTTGCGAAAAGCGTCGCGCAAAAAGCTGCCGCCGGCCGCCCTGATTTCGCTTTGAGCGAGCGGCAGTAATCGGACAACCTCCATGCGTCCTGCGAGCGAGTCCGCTACGCGTGGCAGTGTCATGAGATTGGCTGAGCCCGTCAGCAGGAAACGTCCCGGACGTTGGTCGGTATCCACACTTTCTTTGATCGCCAGCAGCAGCTCGGGAGCACGCTGAATCTCGTCGATGATGGCCCGGTCCATTCCTCTGACGAAGCCAACCGGGTCTCGTTGAGCCGCTTCCAGGGTCGTCGCATTGTCGAGTGTGTAATATTCCATTTCTGGACTGGCCATCTTCTTCGCCAGCGTCGTTTTGCCGGATTGTCGGGGGCCGACGATCAATACGACGCGCGTGTCCGACATGGCATCGTTAACACGTTGCTCGGCGAGCCTTGGATATAGCGCCATAGTTTTTGCTCCTTGTGACCAGTTGAAGCTATGGCGTTGACTAATTGAAAGTCAATATATGACCATTTGAAATCAAAGTGGCGTCCGTTTGAAACTGCAAGACAAAGTCGCGGGTGCCCCTTTGCGACATAAATTAGGAGAGAGATGCCAAGAAGGCGCTGCTTGAACTTTTCGCTGATTGGTCACCGGAACTGACCGAGCTGATCCGCAAAGGCGGGGTACCTGATCAGGAGTGAAGCGAAAGCAAATTTATGCATCGATTTCCCATCGCTCCGCCAAGCCGAGCCGCTTTTAGACAAAGAATGCAAGGCTCTTGAGGGTTCGAACCGCTAACCCTCCTCGATCGAACCGAACCAGTTCACTCGCGCAGGGGGCTCAACGACTCGGTTATTATACATCGACCAGAGAACCGATAGGGGAGCAGCGTGCAACTTCTCTGCGAATGGGGTCACGCGATCATGATCGTGAAGCACTAGGCCGCGGATAAAGCGGTCTCCACAGAGCGGCCGCGCCGCTGATTTGGGTCGGAATCAGACAGACGCGAGTGTGGGTTTCGGTCACTGTTTAAGCACGCGGGGCTTCATTTAAATAACGATAAAGCTAAAGTAAGCGCCCTTAAACAAGCCTCGGAACCGCCGGCCGTCTCTAATCCATCGATCACCGGTCGATTTACGATTTGTGGTTTAAGGCAACCCGTGTAGAATCGGGCTAAGTGCCTGAATTTCTCATAATCATTTTAAAGCCGCCCCGCGATCATTGCTCTCCATGATGAAATCATCCCTCAACCATATGCCACTTCGCAAGCAGCGCGAGATTGGCCGCGTTCTGGAAATTCTCCACGAGGAATTCGAGGACGCGTTGAAGGATGCGGCGGCCGATTTCAAGAAGCGCGGCCGGATCCTGAAGATCATCCTGTTCGGCTCCTACGCCAAGGGTGGCTGGGTCGATGAACCCTTCACGATGAAGGGGTATCGCTCCGATTTCGATCTCTTGATCATCGTCAACAACCGCAAGCTCTGCGAGTTTGCCGAGTACTGGTACAAGGCCGCCGACCGGCTGATCCGGGAAAGCTCGATCGAAACGCCGGTGAGTTTCATCGTCCACTCCAGACGCGAGGTAAATACCTACCTCAAGGAAGGACAGTATTTTTTCTCCGATATTCGCAAGCAAGGCATCGTTCTCTACGAACTGGACGATGAATCTCTCCCCGAGCCGGAACCGCTTTCGCCGGCAGATCGGTTGCGTGTGGCGAAGGAGCACCACTCGGATCGGTTTTCGCTGGCGCAGGCGTTTCTAAAGGGCTTTCGGTTCTACGTTAGCGAGAAGGAACTCCGCGTGGCGGCGTTTGAGCTCCATCAATCGATCGAGCAGGCCTATTCCTGTGTCCTGCTTACACTCACCAATTACGGCCCGCCATCCCACAACATCAAGTTCCTACGCTCGCTTGCCGAGGAGCAGGACCGACGACTAATCGAGGCCTTTCCTCGCGATCAGCACAGAGAACGCGCCTGGTTCAACACGCTAAACGAAGCATATGTCAAGGCACGGTACTCCGAGCATTTCGAGATCAACGACGAAGCGCTTAGTTGGCTTGGGGAGCGAACGGCCAAGCTGCTTGAGTTGGTAAAAATCGTTTGCTCCGAGCATTTGGAGAAGCTTGAGCGGAGTAAGGTGTAGCGGCGGATCGTGAGCTCTATGTTAGCCATTTGGGGTGCAATCCCACGGCCTAATATGCGGGAAAGCGTCTTCGACCGGCGGTCTTGACCGGAATCGAGCGATCGGCCCTGCCAATTCCCCAATTGAAGCTCTAGAAGGGATCTAAACCGGCGGCGCCTCAACTCAATAAGCTAAGTGCCTGATAAACCGAAATTGTCAAAGCTGGTTAGAGCCGCGACGGTTCCAGCCAATTAGAAACGCGACACTTGTTCCTCGGATCAGCCCCCGCTCCGACCGGCTGGGCCGGGTTGCAAGGGAGGAGCGGGGGCGGGTGAGATGCACCCTTTCGGCTTTAGCTTTTAGATATGCTCGCCACCATTCATTCTGCAGCCTCCATACGAGCCAGAGCTTTCTGTCGCTTAGCAATTACGTCCGGGTCGCTCATGAAGTCCTTCCTTTTACCCGGCTTGCGCCCCCGCTTCTGATATCCGTTGCTCGTGCTGCCGTCGCGAATGCCGAACATATGATCTGTCTGGCCGGTGCGGCGAGGGCCGCTCTTGCTGCGCTGCTGTTCCCGCCCGGCCTGCTGTTCTATGATGGCCGAGAGCACGTCATCCAGGCGCTTGTTCTCGACAACAACTGACCGATGAACCGACCGCAAGGTGTCAAAGGTTCTGTAAGGTAGGACGTAACTCTCATGCATGATCTCGAGGCGTCCATCCGGATAGTCGCAAACCACGACCTTCTTGCCTGCCAAGGGTCTGGAGACAGCACTGGGTTCGAGAACGAAGAGGACTTTGTCATAGCGCAGCGTCAGGGATTGCGACAGCGTGCGAGCTTCTTTCCTACACATGGCGCCATCAAGGTTCTCATGATCGGCCAGCGGCCGGTGCATGTCCTTCGAATTACGCGGTTGCTTACCAAAACGAGAATTGAAATCCACAATGAATTCTGATGCATAGGCGTTGGCAGCCTCGATCGTGTCGATACTGCGAAGCCGCAACTCCTTCACCAGCCGATCCTGCAGCGTCTGGTTGGCGCGCTCCACACGGCCTTTGGCTTGCGGAGTGTTGGCGCAGATAATGTCGATGTTCAGCTCATAGAGCGCACGTCCAAACTGCGTTAGCCCGCTCGTCCGGTCTTTCTCCGATGCATTAGTCGAGCGAAAGACGCTGTGCTTGTCGCTATAGAACGCCAGTGGTTTGCCCCATTGCTGCAGATAAGCCTTTGTCGCATGCAGATAGTCGAACGTGTTCTCTGATCCAGCGAACCGCAGATGCAGCAACTTGCCGGTCGCATCATCGATATAGACCAGCAGGGCGCATTTGGGGCCGCGGTTCTCGAACCACCAATGATGCGAGCCATCGATCTGAACCAACTCACCGAAACAGTCGCGCCGGCCGCGCGGCTGGAAAACCCGCTTCTTGCGCTCACGCCGCGAGACCCAGATACCGGCCTCGGTCATCCATTGCCGCAGCGTTTCCTTGGCGACCGAGATCCGGTGCAGCTCGATCAGCTTCTCACGCGCCAGCGTCGGACCGAAATCAAGATAGCGCTCCCGGATCAGATCCAGCGCCGCATTGCGAAACTCCTCGCAGTGGCGCCGGTTGCTCGGCTGCGATCGCTTCTTGGAAACGAGCCCGGCTGGACCATCCCTGTCATAGGCCTGTAGCAGCCTGTGCATCTGACTTCGGCTAAGGCCCAGCTGTTCGGCGGCCCGGACAACGCTCAGGCGTTCGTCACGGATCTTCTGGATGACTTCGAGGCGATGCAATTCTTTCTGCGACATGGTGATCATAAAGGACATGACGGCTCCGACCGCTCCTGGTCTCGACCAGGCTGAAGATCGTCATCCTTGCTCCCAACGTTGGCTTTGACCAGCGCGTCGAGAGGCGAGACTGTCGCATCTCTAACTGGCCCAACTGTCGCATTACTAAATAGCCGCTACAGAAATTCTCGGCATAACGTTGATTTATGGAACTGCAAGGAAATATCTTCATTCGGCTTAGCAACCGCATGCCTCATTGTTGCCATCGCTTGCCATGGTCGGGACGCCGTGAGGTAGATTCCGCGACCTGCAGCCCGAGTGCATGTCCGCGTTTGAACTGCAACCCCTCGGAAAGCTCCCGATCGGCGGCCGAACGCCTCCCGCTTATGAGACTGTACGTGGCGCTCTCATTCGCCTGATTTCAGCGAAAGCCGCCGAGCGCGGCGAAATGTCTTGGGGGAGTCGCTATCTTGGGGAAATAGAGGTGAAAGCTTTGGGGACCCGCCAGGACTGAGCCAAGGGCCCGGTTAGGAAATGAGGCGTACTGCCATTTCGCGCATACGGATCTTGGAGGAAGGACGTGCTCAGAACTCGAGAAGGCGTAAAAATATGCTTGGTCAATCGATCGAGGGGTCCGTCGCCCCGCAGTTCCCTGCACCGCAGCCCGGAACGTTGATGAACTCGACCCCTCCCTCCCTGATAGCCCTGATTAGCTGAGCCCCCGTTGAGCGATGCAATCCATGTCTGCCTCCTTCGAAGTCGCGGATCGTACTCCGCGACACGGATGAGTGCGCGGCCAGGTCATCTTTAGTGGCCTGCTGCCGGTTTATCGGACACGAGGTTAAGCTAATCCCACCTTTGTTTCAAAGTCATTGGGGCTGAGATAGCCCAGTGTCGAGTGGCGGCGCTTCGGGTTGTAGAAACGCTCGATGTAATCGAACACATCGGCTCTGGCGTCATTCCTCGTGCGATAAACCTTCCGTGCCGTTCTCTCCGTTTTCAGTGAGGAGAAGAAGCTCTCCATTGCAGCGTTGTCCCAGACATTTCCAGAGCGGCTCATCAAGCAGGTGATGCCGTGATCTCCCATGAGGCGCTGGAACTGCTCGCTGGTATATTGGCTGCCCTGGTCGGAGTGATGCCGTGCCGATATAGAGGGCCGGGCGCCGACAATGGCAGTATCGTTCGGCGTCACCACTGCGGCCCGCGAGGCCGGAGCAATCGAAGGGTCCATTGAAATCCTCCTCTAAGACCTCAGCTCCGCAGTTTGGTCTTGTGCCGTACCAACTCGGGTGGGCACAAGACCAAACTGGAAAGGAGCCCATGCAACCAACACTCACGTTTCCGGGTTCGACGGCCAAGATGTCCTTCGAAAGGAGAATCAGATGAGACTGGTGCCATTCCAATACGCCGGCCACAATCCCGCCGTCGTCTTCATTAACCCGGAACAGGTTGTTGCTGTGCGAGCATTCGACAAGAGCACTGACATCTATGTTGCTGCGCCTCAGAAGGATGGCGCGCCATATCCCGTCAGAGAGACGGTCGAAGAAGTCGTTAAGCTGCTAACGGCTTAGCATGCCGAGCGGCCGGAACTTCTATACTTCATCGATGTTTTATCGG belongs to Rhizobium indicum and includes:
- a CDS encoding ferritin-like domain-containing protein translates to MATTTTKTLDDLFLDTLKDIYFAEKQILKALPKMARAAQSEEGKAGFLQHRDETQGQIERLDQVFELLGKPARGKTCEAIQGIIAEGEEIMEEFKGSPALDAGLISSAQAVEHYEIARYGTLIAWANQLGLKDAVPLLQANLAEEVATDKKLTQLAQASANAKGKKAA
- a CDS encoding sensor histidine kinase; amino-acid sequence: MIMRLFSNSSRSRERFLEAILQSAIEYAIISMDLDGLVTTWNEGARRILGWDEAEIIGKPAAVIFTQEDLQGGILKREMTAALAEGHGNDERWHVRKDGSLFWASGQMMALTSDDGEVEGFVKILRDRTEQRENEQRQRVLMHELSHRMKNTLAVVQAITSQSFRNASCMEDAEQAISARINAFSKAHDILLQQNWLGTTMATIVEATATNLGLESSARFQSVGPAVELGPRAALAFSLVLHELVTNANKYGALSVGTGTIEIVWSVRDEAGDKRLNFSWREVGGPVVEVPSRKGFGCRLITSSLSAFGEVTVDYAPTGLILRLDASLQKLQYKNYSDAEE
- a CDS encoding response regulator: MTLFGPPANDTSGSNAGSAEEAKQAATGGRPPRILIAEDEYLIALEIENRLLDAGFEVVGIAVTADEAISIAGSTSPDLAIMDIRLAGRKDGVQAAIELFTTLGVRSIFATAYADARTHERASAASPIAWLQKPYSAEALIKVIEEYLK
- a CDS encoding sensor histidine kinase, whose product is MGKVELVSGTPIAQTDIFPEDYEDFFENGAVALHLVGADGTILRANQAELDLLGYAADEYVGRPISEFHADPHTIDEMLTRLASGEKLVRFPARMRAKDGTIKHVETTSSAQIRKGEFIHTRCFTTDVTEIVRVRRQLVRKDEEMRQVLEALPAAVYTTDAQGKITYFNRAAADLAGREPIIGEDEWCVTFRLFTADGQPLPHNECPMAITLKENRPVRGVEAMAQRPDGSMFPFLPFPTPMRNDDGELTGAVNMLVDISDRKLAESNQRVFLDELNHRVKNNMMMLYALIRSAQRESNSREASVVLGDAAQRVGAMASAQQALYTEHDRSEVEARNFVRAVCDSARQAFSKNVTLHIDVDAGNLANDVTMPLALVLNELLTNAAKHGCDDEGNCEIWISLKRSEGDFELTVRDNGPGFDFKVTGRRSSGTGLVSGLVRQLRGSFSVAPGPGARCTVRFTNQSQSESSLDS
- the serA gene encoding phosphoglycerate dehydrogenase — translated: MPLQLSLSRDRISVLLLEGISQSAVDYFSSCGYTNLVHLPKALDDRDLKSHIADAHIIGIRSRTQLTEEIFESARKLIAVGCFSVGTNQVDLEAARRRGIPVFNAPYSNTRSVAELVIGEIIMLTRQIFPRSASAHEGGWEKSAVGSREVRGKTLGIVGYGNIGSQLSALAESMGMVVRYFDLSDRLRRGNSESMASLGDLLEISDYVTMHVPETPSTYNMITETELRRMKKGAIFINNSRGTVVDLDALAKVLKEGHLAGAAVDVFPKEPASNKERFETPLQGLSNVILTPHIGGSTEEAQERIGGEVSRKLVEYSDIGSTMGAVNFPQVQLPERPNGTRFIHVHENRPGMLIQLNEVFSSRGLNIVAEFLQTYGNTGYVVIEVEDASQTADYILGALRDIPGTIRTRLLY
- a CDS encoding ATP-binding protein, whose protein sequence is MALYPRLAEQRVNDAMSDTRVVLIVGPRQSGKTTLAKKMASPEMEYYTLDNATTLEAAQRDPVGFVRGMDRAIIDEIQRAPELLLAIKESVDTDQRPGRFLLTGSANLMTLPRVADSLAGRMEVVRLLPLAQSEIRAAGGSFLRDAFRNDAKAGDSIFGDDLMVAVLAGGYPEALGRKNLTRRQDWYADYIQAIVQRDVRDVAQIEQITQMPRLLRILAEHSGQLVNYSGIGAAIGMNHITTQKYVGIFESLFLARTLQPWFSNKLKRLIKTPKIHFLDSGLLASLRDLSLDRLRADRGQFGPLLETFVFAEILKLASGGEERFEFSHFRDKQQNEVDIVIEDRRGRIVGIEIKAAATVSSADFSGLRILAEASGERFVSGFVLYDHQKVVPFGEHLYAVPISALWR
- a CDS encoding nucleotidyltransferase and HEPN domain-containing protein, producing the protein MMKSSLNHMPLRKQREIGRVLEILHEEFEDALKDAAADFKKRGRILKIILFGSYAKGGWVDEPFTMKGYRSDFDLLIIVNNRKLCEFAEYWYKAADRLIRESSIETPVSFIVHSRREVNTYLKEGQYFFSDIRKQGIVLYELDDESLPEPEPLSPADRLRVAKEHHSDRFSLAQAFLKGFRFYVSEKELRVAAFELHQSIEQAYSCVLLTLTNYGPPSHNIKFLRSLAEEQDRRLIEAFPRDQHRERAWFNTLNEAYVKARYSEHFEINDEALSWLGERTAKLLELVKIVCSEHLEKLERSKV
- a CDS encoding ISNCY family transposase, with the protein product MSFMITMSQKELHRLEVIQKIRDERLSVVRAAEQLGLSRSQMHRLLQAYDRDGPAGLVSKKRSQPSNRRHCEEFRNAALDLIRERYLDFGPTLAREKLIELHRISVAKETLRQWMTEAGIWVSRRERKKRVFQPRGRRDCFGELVQIDGSHHWWFENRGPKCALLVYIDDATGKLLHLRFAGSENTFDYLHATKAYLQQWGKPLAFYSDKHSVFRSTNASEKDRTSGLTQFGRALYELNIDIICANTPQAKGRVERANQTLQDRLVKELRLRSIDTIEAANAYASEFIVDFNSRFGKQPRNSKDMHRPLADHENLDGAMCRKEARTLSQSLTLRYDKVLFVLEPSAVSRPLAGKKVVVCDYPDGRLEIMHESYVLPYRTFDTLRSVHRSVVVENKRLDDVLSAIIEQQAGREQQRSKSGPRRTGQTDHMFGIRDGSTSNGYQKRGRKPGKRKDFMSDPDVIAKRQKALARMEAAE